TCAATAAACCTTCTTACGGCAGCGGTTTGGAACCCGTTTATTTTTATAAAAAGTAGAAATATGGTAGCAATGACCTTACTTGAGAAAGTTATATAAATATAAACGCTTGATTTTATTGGCTGGGGGACGAGGATTCGAACCTCGGTTAACGGAGTCAGAGTCCGTTGTCCTACCACTAGACGATCCCCCAGTGAATGACGATCGTGACCGCCGTACTGGAAATCGATGGTTATATGGAAAGGCTCAATCAACCCATACCGAAATTCAGCCTGACAAGCTTACCGCTTGGAGTACTGCGTCGCTTTGCGCGCCTTGCGCAAACCGACTTTCTTGCGCTCCACCTCGCGCGCATCGCGGGTGAGAAATCCCGTCTTGCGCAGCGCCTGCCGCAAACCTTCGTCGTAACGGACGAGGGCGCGTGCAATCCCGAGCTGGATCGCGCCGGCCTGACCGCTGCCGCCGCCGCCGGCTACGCTGATTCGAATGTCGAATTTGTCCTGCATGGCGACTACGTCTAGTGGCTGCCGGATGGCGGCGCGAGCTGTCTCGCGGCCGAAATAGCTATCCGCCGAACGCTT
The Gammaproteobacteria bacterium DNA segment above includes these coding regions:
- the rpsI gene encoding 30S ribosomal protein S9, translated to METEQYYGTGRRKSSAARVYMQSGNGEITINKRSADSYFGRETARAAIRQPLDVVAMQDKFDIRISVAGGGGSGQAGAIQLGIARALVRYDEGLRQALRKTGFLTRDAREVERKKVGLRKARKATQYSKR